The Maniola jurtina chromosome 1, ilManJurt1.1, whole genome shotgun sequence genome has a window encoding:
- the LOC123865275 gene encoding TBC1 domain family member 25: MFGYSKEAVRVKVKKCEGKLQPELRKFSVDPQITSLEVLQSILVKAFDIKSDFTLSYRTVDDYGQEIYLPLLSDWDLDAAFLKAHNIALTQRSEPCVQLKVDMKPFAEASEDWEPPTTPSAPVNQSKEQPTVYQAAQAEKQETQSGFQGLIMNQVEKTFNMFSRALNLYDDPTTPPRPPLSDIEFRAFLDAVGQINNTSKLREVIYCGGIEPSLRKVVWKHILNVYPDGMTGRERMDYIKKKANEYYALRAQWKDCIQKGMVNADLAYVTSMVRKDVLRTDRHHNFYAGSDDNQNIASLFNILTTYALYHPTVSYCQGMSDLASPLLVTMGDEAHAYICLCALMSRLYPNFLLDGEAMTVKFTHLTESLQVYDPDFYNYLKSQQADDLLFCYRWLLLEMKREFAFDDALRMLEVLWASLPQKTPTMELSLKEKDFDSAVEVEVDPPPLSPLIKAPRENAYTKVCAMRRQSSSFSLANVKAPKLVTTKKTNHSLDENAARKILNSSSLKHTKEFQSLDDAVLQTKKLSNENVTDKSADSTTTSQDHTVNTRRSMKSVPEHGKALDVPESTATAWSSAGNLSNGTAHAEPKDTPLGNQIRLLRDKISVHNNKFFSSLDTLDDATDSDSNKPKVRMIKNLNEFLNFATGSKSNMVKQEKLQRTHSAIERSRSKECPKITLTKTSYEENDLSSTNLKNQGLSKVSKMSFETNDGSSPDDSQEYYPMTTSMTRELRLELEHLDRQVFGPSYVNRCSMICDSPSDSTSTEDKPAAFCTETKADCVATDALEVQNEVAESVETIKRSPLLETIKSNARSAEDIYLWENPLHRNTPTTRTTASCPQTPDEQAELDFDGDTGEIFEEHSGKKSITPIRLLRKNHSLEPQESLKNIRHSNTHSSESDSSEKDPVESIDTPTLKHSQQELNSKSHKFFSNMSHELENAKKNCESLLNVKQSNLQSVASTINNFQKKYEVFKPPVQKSAGIPSVGTESPVKNCISSLPSPTVFGGGNPFLMYLCLTVLLQHRDYIMRNRMDYNELAMHFDKMVRKHNVNRVLNQARQMYALYLKQQAHKTGDVTT; this comes from the exons AAATGTGAAGGAAAACTGCAACCCGAATTGCGAAAATTTTCAGTGGACCCTCAGATAACTTCCCTGGAGGTGTTACAGAGCATTTTAGTCAAAGCATTTGATATAAAGTCAGACTTCACTCTATCATACAGAACTGTTGATGATTATGGACAAGAAATTTATTTGCCTTTGCTGTCTGATTGGGATTTGGATGCTGCTTTTCTCAA GGCTCATAATATAGCTTTAACTCAGAGATCAGAACCATGTGTGCAGCTAAAAGTAGATATGAAACCTTTTGCGGAGGCTTCCGAGGACTGGGAGCCCCCCACAACTCCATCGGCCCCTGTCAACCAAAGCAAGGAGCAGCCCACAGTGTACCAAGCTGCTCAAGCAGAGAAGCAGGAAACACAGAGTGGTTTTCAGGGGCTTATTATGAACCAG gTTGAGAAAACATTTAACATGTTTTCGAGGGCACTCAATCTCTATGATGATCCTACCACTCCACCGCGGCCACCGCTCAGTGACATAGAATTCAGGGCTTTCTTAGATGCAGTTGGACAAATTAATAACACTTCTAAACTGAGGGAGGTTATATACTGTGGTGGGATTGAACCTAGTTTacg AAAAGTTGTatggaaacacattttaaaCGTTTACCCAGATGGGATGACAGGCAGAGAGAGAATGGACTATATTAAAAAGAAAGCCAATGAATATTATGCCTTACGAGCTCAATGGAAGGACTGCATACAAAAGGGGATG GTAAATGCTGACTTGGCGTACGTGACAAGTATGGTGCGCAAAGACGTCCTCCGAACCGATAGACATCACAACTTCTACGCGGGAAGCGACGACAACCAAAACATAGCATCACTCTTCAATATTCTCACCAC GTATGCCTTGTACCATCCAACAGTGAGCTACTGCCAAGGTATGTCAGATTTAGCGTCTCCTTTACTCGTGACGATGGGCGATGAAGCTCATGCGTATATTTGTCTGTGTGCGCTCATGAGTAGACTGTATCCCAACTTCCTGTTGGATGGGGAAGCTATGACGGTGAAATTCACACATTTGACTGAATCTCTGCAAGTGTACGATCCAGATTTCTACAATTATTTGAAATCACAACAAGCCGACGATTTGTTATTTTGCTACAGATGGTTGCTTTTGGAAATGAAACGCGAATTCGCCTTTGACGACGCCCTCCGAATGCTAGAAGTTCTCTGGGCTTCGCTACCACAAAAAACTCCCACGATGGAATTATCTTTAAAGGAGAAGGACTTCGATTCCGCAGTCGAAGTGGAGGTTGATCCGCCTCCGCTGAGCCCCTTGATAAAGGCACCGCGAGAAAACGCGTACACCAAAGTATGTGCAATGCGCCGTCAAAGTTCGAGTTTTAGTTTAGCAAACGTAAAAGCACCTAAACTTGTCACTACGAAAAAAACAAATCACAGTTTAGACGAAAATGCGGCGcgcaaaattttaaatagttcttCTTTAAAACACACTAAGGAATTCCAAAGTTTGGATGACGCtgttttacaaacaaaaaaactgtcGAACGAAAACGTCACCGACAAGAGTGCAGACTCGACGACGACGTCGCAAGATCATACAGTCAATACCAGGAGAAGCATGAAGAGTGTACCCGAACACGGCAAAGCCTTGGATGTCCCCGAGTCGACGGCGACCGCTTGGTCGAGCGCTGGAAACCTGTCCAATGGAACAGCACATGCTGAACCCAAAGACACTCCTTTAGGAAACCAGATAAGATTGTTGAGAGATAAGATatctgtacataataataaatttttttcttcCCTAGACACTCTAGACGATGCTACAGATTCAGATTCTAATAAACCGAAAGTTAGAATGATTAAAAATCTGAACGAATTTCTTAACTTCGCTACTGGAAGTAAATCTAATATGGTTAAACAAGAAAAGCTGCAGCGGACTCATTCGGCCATCGAGCGCTCCCGTTCGAAAGAATGCCCCAAAATAACTTTAACTAAAACATCCTACGAAGAAAACGATTTATCatcaacaaatttaaaaaatcaaggaCTCAGCAAAGTTAGCAAAATGAGTTTCGAAACCAACGACGGCAGCAGTCCAGACGATTCGCAAGAATACTATCCCATGACGACGTCTATGACGAGAGAATTGAGACTGGAATTAGAACATTTAGACCGCCAAGTGTTCGGACCCTCGTACGTTAATCGCTGCAGTATGATATGCGATTCGCCATCGGACTCTACGAGCACCGAAGATAAACCGGCAGCATTTTGCACAGAAACGAAAGCAGATTGCGTCGCAACCGATGCTCTAGAAGTGCAGAATGAAGTAGCAGAATCTGTAGAAACGATAAAAAGGTCGCCGCTCCTCGAAACTATAAAATCGAATGCGAGAAGTGCGGAGGACATATACCTGTGGGAAAACCCGTTGCACAGAAACACTCCTACCACTCGAACCACTGCCAGCTGCCCTCAAACTCCCGACGAGCAAGCCGAATTGGATTTCGATGGTGATACGGGAGAAATTTTCGAGGAACATTCGGGTAAAAAATCTATAACGCCTATTAGGTTATTGAGAAAAAATCACTCTTTGGAACCCCAAGAATcgttaaaaaatataaggcaTTCCAACACACATTCCAGCGAATCGGATTCCTCCGAGAAAGACCCAGTAGAATCGATCGACACGCCTACACTAAAACACAGTCAGCAAGAACTCAATTCAAAATCCCATAAATTTTTCTCAAACATGTCGCATGAATTAGAGAACGCGAAGAAGAATTGTGAATCTCTTCTAAATGTAAAACAGTCTAATTTGCAGAGCGTGGCATCGACGATTAACAACTTTCAGAAGAAATACGAGGTGTTTAAACCTCCCGTGCAAAAGAGTGCGGGCATTCCGTCGGTAGGTACCGAGAGTCCGGTTAAAAATTGCATCAGCAGTCTTCCTTCGCCGACAGTGTTCGGTGGTGGGAATCCATTTTTGATGTATTTATGCCTGACAGTATTGCTGCAGCACAGAGATTACATAATGAGAAATCGCATGGACTACAACGAATTGGCGAtgcattttgacaaaatggtACGTAAACATAACGTAAACAGGGTATTGAATCAAGCGCGGCAAATGTACGCTCTTTATTTAAAGCAACAAGCACACAAGACTGGTGATGTTACTacttga